The Ipomoea triloba cultivar NCNSP0323 chromosome 4, ASM357664v1 DNA segment aaaaatgggTGAATGTAggggtttcaaagtgtgaatgtagagtatagaaatcgtgaatgaagagttatgcatgtgggaatctgtaatagaggtaagaagttctagcagcttgtagccctgtaatgcgTGAATGTGGAGgcttcaaattgtgaatatggagtatagaaatcgtgaatgtagagttatgcatgtgtgaatctgtaatagagttaagaagttctagcaacttgtagccctgtaatgtgtgaatgtggagttctcaagttgtgaaaatgtggagtataggacttgtgaatatagagttttgaatgtgtgaatgcataaccgtggtaatatagttactaaacatataatcctgtaatgtgtaaatatggagtttacaaattgtgaatgtagaatatagtgtatgtgaatgtagacgcAGGTCTACcttccacggcataacaacccgagcacaaggtgcttggcctAAAACGTAAAAATTTGTGAGTGATTAAAAAAGATAGTTAATGAGTGGGCATTATCTACCTATACTTATATTTGGGACTTGCAAATTACCCCTCAAAAATGACACCAATACTGTCCATTGATCTTAAATCTTATggctgaaatttttttattaaacatttacctttattttttttatcatttgacCTCACCTTTTAAACAAATTGCGAATTTGCCATATTACTCCACACGAGTGCTTCTCAGTTCTCACTACTCCACACGAGTGCGTCTGACATTATTAATGTGGCCAAAATATTCTCTCTTTACTTTTGGCAGGAAAAGTAAAATAATGTGCCACTTTGCCATTTTCAAGCTAACTTTTCCATTtgtgccaaaaaaaaattatttctttatttgaataatttgatTCTTATGACACATTATGGCACCTCACGTTTATCAAGACacctttttagtttttcaatgtCCAGGAAATAAGATTCATGTCTGCTCAGTCGTTCAAATAATTGAATCCAGCTATGGGCTGCTTAATTACATTTTCAAGACATTCAAACACACGACTATATACCAACAACCTTTTTCCAGTATCATCGCTACTGATAGCTCCAAGCTCTATGCTGCCTCTGAAACTGTAAGTTGAAATCATTGTTTTCTGCATTTTGTTAGAAGTTAGTAAACAATTGTATATCTCTTCTACCTGTAAATGTTCCTTTTTATCCCATGGCATagataagaaaattaaagaacaatTACTGTACCTTTTCTAATTACCATTAATATATCAAActaattttgattttagagCACTGCAATTCTGctgttaaatattttttttaatgtaaatcAATGTATCAAGTAATCAATGTCAACAAATAATCAAATAGAACCTATAAAATTAGTATGCAACTTAGTAACTTTATTTATTCATCAATaactaaaataatgaaaaaaataacaatcgGCTTATTAAGTTACAATGTTTTTGTTCTGAAAAAAAATAACGTTACAACGTTTTTTATTTGCACTAATCACCTCCTCAAAACTTTCAGGTTGACCAGTATATGGTGAGGAGTTTCTCAAGTTGCATTGATTGTGCTGGCTGTAGATTATATATTGATTCCGGAGCTGTAAGTTTTAATCTTTATTGTTTTGTATCTTCATGTTTACAACTTTTTATATATCTTTTAATTGCAAATGTTTCTATAAAATCAGTATGCAAGTTAGTAACTTACACTTAGGAACATATTCAATAACTAAATTAATGAAAGAGTTAACAATCAACTTATTAAGTTACAATGGTTTTAAGTTGCAATAATTACATCCTCAACCCTTTCAGGTTGACCAGTATTCGCAGAGGACTTTTTCCAACTGCATCAATTGTGTTGGCTGTAGGTTCTATACTGCTTCAAAAGTTGTAAGTTATAAACtttattgttttatatcttcaagtttacaattttttatatctcttttaattgcaaatttttctttctattttgtaGCACAAGTATAAAAATTAAGGATGAATGTCTAAAAGATTTTACTTTCCTAATTAACATTATTAAGATGTATGCTTCATAGATTGAATAAACTAACACTTAATTATTCTAAGAAAACACTACAAACtacaaatttaccaaatatatgaaataatatacCTCCGTGCAACATGatttttggggaaaaaattataatttagggGTGATGGATATGCACCTGGAAAATGTGATCTAAGTATCATTTATATCATTACTTACTGAGAGGTAACCACAACTGCTCTTACCAAAATATTTATGCGATATATGACAAATGTTACAACTTTctatattcattatttatttgtgtattacTTGATTTCACCACATATTAGCCATAACTTTCAGCAGCATGCAATACAGTAACAAAGAAAGCTAGATATCTGGATGGATCATCTTATATGTTTCTTAGATGAAGTTACAAAGACAGGCCGATAATTAATGGAAAGAGCAAGGATAGTGCCCCATTacaaatagtttaaatttcttGTAACAAGCTTATCACTTTGCAACACTATTAAGTTATAACCATTTAAGACGAAGTGGAAAAACCCCCTTATGCATTGATaatttactaaaatttaaacaaccaatacatgtattaaacaaaatagcaatataaatgtataattattaatatgtttacaataaatatttatcaaacaatatgtttaaaaatatttaacaaaatctttaataaatatttttaacaaaGAGACTCGATATATTTAGCAAACAGTATGTTTAATAAATCAACATACTTAGCATTTTTTTTAGCAGTTTAACATTATTAGTATGTTTATTTACGAAACAGTTTTGCACTTACCAGTATGAATTAGTATATGTTTATTGAACATTAGTGGACAtttgtttttaaagtttaaaattgtCATAGCAAGCAATAATATAAACAGGCAACACTAATACAAAATCACACAAAAGTCACAATCCAACCAGGacaatttttagttttaaaaaattaagaaattaaaaaattaaagaaagcacTCACGGCGTCGTGTCGGAGGCTCGGATCTGGTGGCGATGGAGCAACTCAGGCCAGGCAGCCAACGACGAGCTGTTGAGCAGACTGCACCAGCCAACACCGAAGTCGACGGCGATTGGATCTAGCGATCGCTTACCACACACAACTGGGGTTTCGTCAATCCAGATCTACGGATCTGTCCTCTGTTTTTGCGTCGACGGGGTCACCGTTGTCCGGCGAGAACAGAGAAGATAGTTCTCTAATCTCTAGAAGTCGAAGAATGAGAGATTCGGACTTCACCCTTTAGAGAACAGAGGAACATATAACTCAGATTCTCAGATGTCAGAACTCCGTCAGGGGTGGTTGCGGTCTAGcggtgagagagagagacagtGAGGGGCGGTTGAGGTCTGGTGGTGAGAGAGAAAGAGCGCGAGAGAGACACTGAGGGTTGAGGGGTGGTGGCGGTCTGCCGGTGGCCGGTGGGCGTCTCACATCTGggattctctctctcttcctccacgattctctctctctccactccgcatctctctctctccgcgTTTCTCCCTCTCCGTATGTTCGCTGCGGATGGAAGGAGTTGTTTGGAGCTAGGTTTGGCAGTGAAAAATTgattatgaacatatagtatGGTTTATGGGTTTGGGCCATGTGTGGCCCAATTCGGCCAGACATGGgcctaattttaaaaaacaaatgttTTTGGGCCTATTTTGGAACATACATACACCAATTATAATCCAAAAAAAGCTATGTACATATACATCAAAATATTCCGCAAACAAAATAATTACtcatttcaataaataaatttccaaaaatcacataaattaaatgtttacaattagtaaattaaaatttcaataaatatattaaattccaTATTTAACAATGTtttaatttcaaccaaaaataaGTTCACAAATTAACAAACTTTCAACAATATATTAAATTCATCAATTATCATAATTTCaaaaactattatattttcactgaatactataatatatacatacatcaaaATATTCCGCGATCAAAATAATTACTCATTTCAATAACTAAATTTCCAAGTCACATAAATTAAATgcttataattaataaattaaaattccaataaatatattcaattccCTAATTAACAGTATTTTAATTTCAGCAAATATAACTTCACCAATTAACaaactttcaactttcaataatatattaaattcatcaatcatcataatttaaaaaatattatattttcgcTGAATactataatttcaatatttatcataagttattacactaaatatgcacaagtttatttatataacatatacatacatccaAATACTACGCAAACACAATAATTACTCATCTCGATAACTAAAGTTACAAAATCACATGAACTAAATGTTTACTcttattaaaatatatgttaagctattataatttattttatacttatgcttaatattttcatcaaaatattccacaaacaaaacaattactcatttcaataactaaatttccaaaaatcacataaatttaatatttacaattactaaattaaaattccaaaaaaatatattaaattccttaattaacattattttaatttcaataaatataacTCCACCAATTAACAAAACTTCAATAATGTACTCAATTCACCAATtatcataatttcaaaaaattagtatattttcaccaaatactataatttcaatatttatcaTAAGTTACACTAAATATGCACaagtttatttatataatatacacatatacaaatatactaagcaccaattatcatcatttaaaaaaatgattatattttcACCGAATactataatttcaatatttatcaTAAGTTACACTAAATATGCACaagtttatttatataatatacacatatacaaatatactaagttacacatccaaacactacgcaaacacaataattaatcatttCGATAActaaaatttctaaaataacataaattaaataattacagttactaaaatattattaatccattataaattattttatatttatgcttaatattttattgttctCCAATTTTCAGGTTTTAAGACAActatttggttttaaaaaaaaatataaattaaataattacagttactaaaatattattaatccattataaattattttatatttatgcttaatattttattgttctCCAATTTTCAGGTTTTAAGACAActatttggttttaaaaaaaaaatataaggtaTGTTTTATTTCGTTCATAATGCTTATATgtgtttttattgctttttatgTGTGCTTTTAGTAATTGTTACCgagtatatgatttttttaaaatcctaTCTTTCGTGCGTAGTGCACTAGCAATGAGCGATATTAGTGGTACAAGTGGTATAAAGCCTGTTGATAAAGGTCAACAATGTACAAATGTTCAAAAGAGATGCTGTGAGAATATGTCTAAGTACGAATGTAGAAACCTACGCCGTAGGTTAGCTGCTAATGCTTTGGCGCTTGAGAAAGGAGAGAAGACTTCTCAAGCCAAATCACATTTTAGTGCTCCAATTATATCaggtttaatataatatttctatgtTTTGCTTGGTTAATCAAATTATAAGtcatcatcaattaaattttgactctatcttttttttttctttttttttcccctttggaATGATGGATGGATATGTGAATGTACATTGACATAATTTACATTGTTATCAATTGTGAAAAATTCGTGATTGGGGGTAgatgattttgaaaatcatCCTTTTAAATTGTCTGCTGTTAGTGATTGCACTTTTTGTGGTGCAAAACGATTCCAGTACGAACCATCGGGCTTTTGTTGTCGTGGTGGTGAAATCAAGCTGGTTTCCAATGCAATGCCTTGTGTATTGAAAAATTTATTCACCGGTTGTGATGAGGCTTCAAAGAATTTTATGAACTGTGTTAGAACTTATAATAACACATTTGCATTTACGTCTCTTGGAATACACAATCATGACAAAGATTTGTGCAGACGTAACAAAGGAATATATACGTTCAGAGTTCAGGGACAAATGTACCATCTAATAGATGATCTTATACCCCATGGTCATTCACCCCGTAATTTGCAACTCTATTTCTTTGACACTGATGCAGAAGTAGATAATAGAGTTGGGTACACTAATCGACTTGATAGAAGCATAGTTAGTGATCTTGTTGAACTTATGTCCCAAAATCCATATGCTCAATTTTTTAGAAGTCTCAAGGATGTCAAATTTGGGGATAACTTTGTTATAAGTTTGAACTCAACTACATCATTAGATCAAAGAGTTTATAATTTGCCTACAACTTCACAAGTTGCTGCAATATGGCTAGAGAATGATTCAGACAAAGTCCCAAATAATAGAAGCATTAAGGTGTATGCATGTAGTGGGCGTTCCCATAATGTTCAATACTATTATGGTTGTTATGACCCATTACAATATCCTCTTTTGTTTCCACTTGGTGAAACTGGTTGGCATGAAGGAATTGATAGGAATGTTGCCCTTACATATAATAAAGTAAGGAAACGTCAATCATGCATTATTGACCCTACAATTGTCTCATCTGTGGAAGAACTAATTGCGACTGAAGAATCAATTATTAGtgagggaaaaaagaaaaggtgtGTTTCTTGTAGGGAATATTATGCATACAAGTTTCAAGTGCGTTCAAATGATCAGTGTTTGTTATTACATACTGGAAGACTTTTACAACAATTTATTGTTGACATTtatatcaaaattgaaaatcaaaGACTTGATTATTATAGGACACAACAAGATCAATCTAGAATTGAAACATATCAAGGATTAGTAGATAGTGTTGGTGTTGGAGCAAGTACTGGTTATGATGTCGGTCGTAGAATCATATTGCCAGTGTCTTTTATTGGTGGACCACGTGATATGAGGAGGAGATACATGGATGCTATGTCACTTGTTCAACGATTTGGAAAACCCGACCTTTTTTTAACAATGACATGCAATCCAAATTGGCTTGAGATTAAAGAGTTGTTATACTATAATGATGAGGCACATAATAGACTTGATCTTCTTGCAAGAGTTTTTCGAGCACGGGTTGAAGTAATGAAAGATGacattttgaaaaaacaaatttttggtGAAGTTGCAGCCTATACATATGTGATTGAGTTTCAAAAGAGAGGCCTTCCTCATGCTCATTTTTTATTGATTCTACGCGGGAAACATAAAATTACTTCACCAGATCAGAGTGATAAGATTGTGAGTGCTGAAATACCAGATAAAAATGTTGATCCTTATTTGCATAGTTTAGTTGCAAGGCATATGATTCATGGTCCATGTGAGTCTTTAAATCCTACATTTTCTTGCATGGTCCAAAAAAGAGAAGGGAAAAACAGGTGTTGTAAAAGTAAATACCCTAAATCGTTTTCTAATGAAACAGTTTTGGGTGATGATTCCTACCCTATTTATCGTAGGAGGGATACTTTTAAAACTGTTTTTGTTAGGGGACATGTGTTGGATAATCGATGGGTTGTTCCTTATAACAAATATTTATTGGAGAAGTTTGATTGCCATGTTAATGTTGAAATATGTGCAGGAattaaatgtgttaaatatatttataagtatATTTATAAAGGACATGATAGAGTTAGCATTCGGTTGTGTGGAAATAATGTTGTTGAGgaatatgatgaaattaaagaatttcaGAATGCAAGATGGGTATCACCTCCTGAGGCAGCATGGAGGATTTTTAGCTTTAATCTTGCTGAAATGAAACCTTCTGTTGTGCATTTGCAAGTTCATTTACCAAACTATCAGTATATCAAATTCAATAAACACGAGAAGTTGGTTAGCATAGTTGATGAAAAGAATGGAGAACAAAATTATCGTTCTCGCACAATGCTAACTCAATTTTTCTATATGAACAGAGTAGATCAACTTGCAAAACAACTTAACTTATTATATCTTGAGTTTCCAGAATTCTTTGTTTGGTCATTGAATGATAAGCGTTGGCATCAAAGGAAACAAAGAGAGGTCATTGGAAGAGTTGTATCAGTTATGCCGTCAGAAGGTGAACGTTATTATTTAAGATTATTACTAATGAATGTCAGAGCTCCTACTTCTTTTTGTAGTTTGAAGATAATTAAAGGACATACAATGGAGACCTTTAGAGAGGCTGCTGAAAAATTGGGACTGCTATCCAGTGATTGTAGCATAGAGAGTTGTATTGAAGAAGCTATTTTGTGTCAAATGCCAACAAGTTTGCGACAGTTATTTGCTACTCTACTAATCTTTTGTGATTTACCTAATCCAGTAAGGTTTTGGAATAAATATAAGGAATTCTTTTGTCAAGATTTTATGAACTCAACTAAGTATACTAAGTTTGAAGCTGAACTCAAAGCACTTCAACTTGTGAAGCACTTGCTACaaaaaaatggtagaaaaaTCACCGAATTTAAATTACCTGACCCTGATGTTTATCTTTCTGATTCCCAAAGACAATATAAAGAAGTTGAGGTAGAAAGAAACCTAGGAATCAATGAATATGACTTGCATTGTATTGACAAACTAAATGACATGCAACGATTGGCTTTTGATAAAATTATGGTTGCTGTACATTCAGATTGTGGTGGAGTATTTTTTCTTGATGGCCCTGGTGGAACAGGAAAAACATTTCTTTATAGATGTTTATTGGCAAAGGTTCGGTCACAGGGATTTATTGCACTAGCTACAGCGAGTTCAGGTATTGCCGCTTCAATTCTACCTGGTGGTAGAACGGCTCATTCTAGGTTTAAGATTCCTATTGATGGGGATAATAGATATGTGTGTAATATTAGTAAACAAAGTGCAGAAGCTGAATTACTAAGGCATAGCAAGTTGATATTGTGGGATGAAGCTTCCATGGCCAATCGTAAATGTGTAGAGAGTCTTCCATGGCcaatcgtaaaaaaaaaaatgtatgataTTTTGCAACTTTTCATGACATCAAATGTTGTGGCCTTAACTTGATGCTAGGTAATTATAAGTTAAAGTCTTTTTGGCTATTAcacttttaattcaaattatatatattatttcaaaacaAATTCTCAACGCATTAATAGGTCATTGGGCATGTCgtttcgcgcaaagcgcgtgcCCGGTAACTAGTTAATGTAATAATAAAGAGAGGCATGATAGCCCGCCCACTATGGGAGTCTGGACCCATAAGCCAACTCACACTCCCAAGCCTCTCTATCTCACTTTACACTTACTTTCATCACTCtcttagcttagcttagctttaGCTTCATTCTTAGCACTTAGCCCTCACCTCACCTATCCTAACAAAAGCTTTGAAGCATGGCTGCTACTATTTCCCTTCCCCATTTTGCCCCTCCCACCTTCCTCTATTTTCTCCTCTTCTCCTCCTCACTCGCCATTGATATCACCACTCTCCTCTCCTCTTACCCTAATCTCACCGACTTCACCTCCCTTCTATCCACCACTAATGTCGCCGCCGATCTCTCCTCCCGCACCTCCCTCACTCTCCTCGCCGTCCCCAACGCCTTCCTCCCCTCCCCCCACCACCCTCCGTCCCCCACCAATATCGCCGACGTTCTCCGCTACCACGTCCTCCTCGAGTACCTTTCTTGGTCCGACCTCCGCCGCGTCCCGCCGGCCGGGAAACTCGTGACCACGCTCTTCCAGACGACTGGCCGGGCGTCCAGTAACTTCGGGTCGGTGAATATTACCCGGGATCCGGTCTCCGGCGCCGTCACCGTTCATTCTCCGGTTTCTAACGCCACCGTGATTTCGCTCGTCCGGAATGTTCCGTACAATGTATCTGTCTTTTCTGTTAATTCTCTTCTTGTGCCTTATGGAATCGATCTAATGGCGTCGGAGACTCGGCCGCCGTTGGGGCTTAATATAACCAAGACGCTCGTCGACGACCACGGCTTCAACGTCGCCGCCTCAATGCTCGCCGCGTCCGGCGTCGAGGAGGAATTCGAGAAGGACGAGGGCGGCGCCGGGATTACGCTCTTCGTCCCCACCGACGAGGCGTTTTCCGATCTACCCTCCTCCGCGAGATTCCAATCTCTCCCGGCCGACAAGAAGGCCGTCGTTCTCCGATTCCACGTTCTCCACTCCTATTACCCGCTCGGCTCGCTCGAATCCA contains these protein-coding regions:
- the LOC116016368 gene encoding fasciclin-like arabinogalactan protein 4, translated to MAATISLPHFAPPTFLYFLLFSSSLAIDITTLLSSYPNLTDFTSLLSTTNVAADLSSRTSLTLLAVPNAFLPSPHHPPSPTNIADVLRYHVLLEYLSWSDLRRVPPAGKLVTTLFQTTGRASSNFGSVNITRDPVSGAVTVHSPVSNATVISLVRNVPYNVSVFSVNSLLVPYGIDLMASETRPPLGLNITKTLVDDHGFNVAASMLAASGVEEEFEKDEGGAGITLFVPTDEAFSDLPSSARFQSLPADKKAVVLRFHVLHSYYPLGSLESIVNPLQPTLATEQNGAGSFTLNISRINGSVTIDTGIVRALVTQTAFDQNPVAIFGISQVLLPKEFFGKNPIKGDKPGNGGIPSGVAQPPDISLSPENSPGLYGPSSHLSSPPGLRQDLSSVGTKNIVARIFLSVCCIGFHFLVCHLQLFSPLNL